Proteins encoded within one genomic window of Jiangella mangrovi:
- a CDS encoding substrate-binding domain-containing protein — MRKIGIRDVALLADVSNGTVSHYLNHPDRVSAEKAERIQRAIDTLGFVPNSAGRQLRLGRSNAIAYLAPDVSNPFFSSIAEGVEKRAAESGLSVFIANTHADRAREDAYLQMFEQHRVRGMLIASYEPIEDRLAQVRSRGTPAVLFGRPVEGTDLPYVAVDEVLGGRLAAQHLIDLGRQRLAFIGGPLGIKQVGDRLQGASDAVRESGSATLEVLNIPDRTIAGGKAVARELLARPVPLRPDGIFAVNDLLAIGILQTLIRGGVRVPDDVALIGYDDIEFAASSIIPISSIRSPHEVFGIAAVDLLLGVIAGDAEDIEVVYEPELVVRDSTAP; from the coding sequence GTGCGCAAGATCGGCATTCGAGACGTGGCGCTGCTCGCCGACGTCTCCAACGGCACCGTCTCGCACTACCTGAACCACCCCGACCGCGTGTCGGCCGAGAAGGCCGAGCGCATCCAGCGCGCCATCGACACGCTCGGGTTCGTGCCGAACAGCGCCGGCCGGCAGCTGCGGCTGGGGCGCAGCAACGCCATCGCCTATCTCGCCCCCGACGTCAGCAACCCGTTCTTCTCCAGCATCGCCGAGGGCGTCGAGAAGCGCGCCGCCGAGTCCGGGTTGTCGGTGTTCATCGCGAACACCCACGCCGACCGCGCACGCGAGGACGCCTACCTGCAGATGTTCGAGCAGCACCGGGTGCGCGGCATGCTCATCGCGTCGTACGAGCCCATCGAGGATCGGCTGGCCCAGGTCCGCTCGCGCGGGACGCCCGCGGTGCTGTTCGGGCGCCCGGTCGAGGGCACCGACCTGCCCTACGTCGCCGTCGATGAGGTGCTGGGCGGACGGCTGGCCGCGCAGCACCTGATCGACCTCGGCCGGCAGCGGCTGGCGTTCATCGGCGGGCCGCTCGGCATCAAGCAGGTCGGCGACCGCTTGCAGGGCGCCAGTGACGCCGTGCGCGAGAGCGGGTCGGCGACGCTCGAGGTCCTCAACATCCCCGACCGGACCATCGCCGGGGGCAAGGCCGTCGCGCGCGAACTGCTCGCGCGACCCGTGCCGCTCCGCCCCGACGGCATCTTCGCGGTCAACGACCTGCTGGCCATCGGCATCCTGCAGACGCTGATCCGCGGCGGTGTGCGGGTGCCCGACGACGTCGCCCTCATCGGCTACGACGACATCGAGTTCGCGGCCTCGTCGATCATCCCGATCAGCTCGATCCGCTCGCCGCACGAGGTCTTCGGCATCGCGGCGGTCGACCTGCTGCTCGGCGTCATCGCGGGCGACGCCGAGGACATCGAGGTGGTCTACGAGCCCGAGCTCGTGGTGCGCGACAGCACCGCCCCCTGA
- a CDS encoding phosphogluconate dehydrogenase C-terminal domain-containing protein yields MSENLTIAVIGAGGKMGMRVSDNLQRTPHTVRYAETSPAGIERVTAAGRTVTATDEAVTGADVVILAVPDLALAAVSGAVVPRLEPGAIVLTLDPAAVYAGLLARRDDVVQAVAHPCHPSVFLERHTPEEYADTFGGIAAPQDVVAAIDVPGASTDGDGARERAETVIRAMYAPVLDVHWVTVKQLAQLEPTLVETIACMIGALLKEALDEAVSTMGVPEPAARAMLLGHTQVALANSLRGSNPFSDACLIAMDYGRESIVRDDWKKIFRDDELDRVLARMLHLERIER; encoded by the coding sequence ATGAGCGAGAACCTCACCATCGCGGTCATCGGCGCCGGCGGCAAGATGGGCATGCGAGTGTCCGACAACCTGCAGCGCACGCCGCACACCGTCCGCTACGCGGAGACGTCGCCGGCCGGCATCGAGCGGGTGACGGCGGCCGGGCGGACCGTGACGGCGACGGACGAGGCGGTGACCGGCGCCGACGTGGTGATCCTGGCGGTGCCGGACCTCGCGCTCGCTGCCGTGTCCGGCGCCGTCGTGCCGCGGCTGGAGCCCGGCGCGATCGTGCTGACGCTCGACCCGGCCGCTGTGTACGCCGGCCTGCTCGCCCGCCGCGACGACGTCGTCCAGGCGGTCGCGCACCCCTGCCACCCGTCGGTCTTCCTCGAACGGCACACCCCCGAGGAGTACGCCGACACCTTCGGCGGGATCGCGGCGCCGCAGGACGTGGTGGCGGCCATCGACGTGCCCGGCGCCTCGACCGACGGTGACGGCGCGCGCGAGCGGGCCGAGACGGTGATCCGGGCCATGTACGCGCCGGTGCTGGACGTGCACTGGGTGACTGTCAAGCAGCTCGCCCAGCTGGAGCCGACCCTGGTCGAGACGATCGCCTGCATGATCGGCGCACTGCTGAAGGAGGCGCTCGACGAGGCGGTGTCGACCATGGGCGTCCCCGAGCCGGCCGCCCGGGCGATGCTGCTCGGCCACACCCAGGTCGCGCTGGCGAACTCGCTGCGCGGGTCGAACCCGTTCTCCGACGCCTGCCTGATCGCCATGGACTACGGTCGCGAGTCGATCGTCCGCGATGACTGGAAGAAGATCTTCCGCGACGACGAGCTCGACCGCGTGCTGGCCCGGATGCTGCACCTGGAGCGGATCGAGCGCTGA
- a CDS encoding extracellular solute-binding protein, translating into MYTAVTRRRRGAALLASASVVAVLAACGGDDSASGSGGGGGDGASELSALFTTENAQVPAALNDLAAGACKAENDALPLAIEQTPGTNMQQKVQLLAGQDALPVFFAANNPFIVPGGALQEAGQVADFDEVLTDLGVIDQVTPAARSTVDKLFDGAFPSLPFQFNIEGIFYNKQLFADNGLEVPTTWDGLLDSAQTLKDAGITPFTASGKTGWTISRWIGAYLFRAIGPEAMDAIQAGDAKLTDPEYVEAAQAVAGLGESGFFTEGITNLDFDTAQQQLLDGDVAMMYGLTSMLSKINDPELNNVGAENIGFMPFPEVEGGAGTIAQLPANVGSPTAMSSKLYDDAVGDWLTCIANNFADNVMENQGTFSGFKLSAPPENVPPLTAELQTLIDNTDETVLWFEALFPQKAVTDASNNAAPLVTGAMSADQYMQILQADVDAG; encoded by the coding sequence GTGTACACAGCTGTCACCCGGCGCCGACGTGGCGCCGCCCTGCTGGCGTCGGCCAGTGTGGTCGCCGTCCTGGCCGCGTGCGGCGGCGACGATTCGGCCTCGGGCTCCGGCGGGGGCGGCGGCGACGGCGCCTCCGAGTTGTCCGCGCTGTTCACCACCGAGAACGCTCAGGTGCCGGCCGCGCTGAACGACCTCGCCGCCGGCGCCTGCAAGGCCGAGAACGACGCCCTGCCGCTGGCCATCGAGCAGACGCCCGGCACGAACATGCAGCAGAAGGTGCAGCTGCTCGCCGGCCAGGACGCCCTGCCGGTGTTCTTCGCCGCGAACAATCCGTTCATCGTCCCGGGCGGAGCGCTGCAAGAGGCCGGTCAGGTCGCCGACTTCGACGAGGTCCTCACCGACCTCGGCGTCATCGACCAGGTGACGCCGGCCGCGCGCTCCACCGTCGACAAGCTGTTCGACGGCGCGTTCCCGTCGCTGCCGTTCCAGTTCAATATCGAGGGCATCTTCTACAACAAGCAGCTCTTCGCCGACAACGGCCTCGAGGTCCCCACGACCTGGGACGGCCTGCTCGACTCGGCTCAGACGCTGAAGGACGCCGGAATCACCCCGTTCACCGCGTCGGGCAAGACCGGCTGGACCATCAGCCGCTGGATCGGCGCCTATCTGTTCCGCGCCATCGGTCCGGAGGCGATGGACGCGATCCAGGCCGGCGACGCGAAGCTCACCGACCCCGAGTACGTCGAGGCCGCCCAGGCGGTCGCCGGCCTCGGCGAGTCGGGCTTCTTCACCGAGGGCATCACGAACCTCGACTTCGACACCGCGCAGCAGCAGCTGCTCGACGGCGACGTCGCGATGATGTACGGGCTGACGTCCATGCTGTCGAAGATCAACGACCCGGAGCTCAACAACGTCGGCGCCGAGAACATCGGCTTCATGCCGTTCCCGGAGGTCGAGGGCGGCGCCGGCACCATCGCGCAGCTCCCGGCCAACGTCGGCTCCCCCACCGCCATGTCCTCGAAGCTGTACGACGACGCCGTCGGCGACTGGCTGACCTGCATCGCGAACAACTTCGCCGACAACGTCATGGAGAACCAGGGCACGTTCTCCGGGTTCAAGCTCAGCGCGCCGCCCGAGAACGTCCCGCCGCTGACCGCGGAGCTGCAGACGCTCATCGACAACACCGACGAGACCGTCCTGTGGTTCGAGGCGCTGTTCCCGCAGAAGGCCGTCACCGACGCCAGCAACAACGCCGCGCCGCTGGTCACGGGCGCGATGTCGGCCGACCAGTACATGCAGATCCTGCAGGCCGACGTCGACGCCGGCTGA
- a CDS encoding carbohydrate ABC transporter permease codes for MRQVLGSKRAVALLLGPALLVYIGVMIVPVVWSLVYSFFTGNVIQGFDYVGVDNFTRLFDDPVIHSALWFTVKYALVRTAGQIVLGYLLALLYVFVLRRSSSLIRTLVFFPVVLPSVAIGLLFSKFFGTVPQEGPINAFLGLFGVSQFDWFASGGTAFWVIIIMDLWTTMGFYAVLLYAGLIEIPQEVIESARMDGVRSFSMFRYIVLPMSLPVLLSSIIFSLNSSLKVFDSIVALTNGGPGTATTPLNLYMFQTSFLYSDYGYGSTIALLITVLCLAVTLLIFRSSRRDLTQS; via the coding sequence ATGCGTCAGGTACTCGGCAGCAAACGGGCCGTCGCGCTCCTGCTCGGCCCCGCGCTGCTCGTCTACATCGGGGTGATGATCGTCCCGGTGGTGTGGTCGCTGGTGTACTCGTTCTTCACCGGCAACGTCATCCAGGGCTTCGACTACGTGGGCGTCGACAACTTCACCCGGCTGTTCGACGACCCCGTGATCCACTCGGCGCTCTGGTTCACCGTGAAGTACGCGCTGGTCCGCACTGCCGGGCAGATCGTGCTCGGGTACCTGCTCGCGCTGTTGTACGTGTTCGTGCTGCGCCGGAGCTCGTCGCTGATCAGGACGCTGGTGTTCTTCCCGGTGGTCCTGCCGTCGGTCGCGATCGGGCTGTTGTTCAGCAAGTTCTTCGGGACCGTGCCGCAGGAGGGTCCGATCAACGCCTTTCTCGGCCTGTTCGGCGTGAGCCAGTTCGACTGGTTCGCCTCCGGCGGCACGGCCTTCTGGGTGATCATCATCATGGACCTCTGGACGACCATGGGGTTCTACGCCGTCCTCCTCTACGCCGGACTGATCGAGATCCCGCAGGAGGTCATCGAGTCCGCCCGCATGGACGGCGTCCGCTCGTTCTCGATGTTCCGCTACATCGTGCTGCCGATGTCGCTGCCGGTGCTGCTCTCGTCGATCATCTTCAGCCTGAACTCGTCGCTGAAGGTGTTCGACTCGATCGTCGCGCTGACGAACGGCGGCCCGGGCACGGCGACGACACCCCTGAACCTCTACATGTTCCAGACGTCGTTCCTGTACAGCGACTACGGCTACGGCAGCACCATCGCCCTGCTCATCACCGTCCTCTGTCTCGCGGTCACGCTGCTGATCTTCCGGTCGTCCCGGCGAGACCTGACGCAGAGCTAG
- a CDS encoding ABC transporter permease subunit produces MSTQTLTTATADAPPPRHPGPPRPGLPATTRKWLVRGLIAVILVIEIYPIFWILSGSFKTQEQFLNEPLWSLPTSFGFDNFVTAMTTGNLGTNLLNSLMVTVPSLLLILALGAGAAFALEVMLWPGRTKVLLFVVAGIMVPAQIILLPLFTIYYRLGLTDSLWPLIITYVGHGLPLTVFLLATYFRAVPRELFEACALDGGGTLRCFLSVGLPMIRNGLFTVALLMFFSVWNDLLIALTFNTRSDLATVQVGLLNFNGEYGSVAYGPLFAAISTTILGTLVVYLSINQQVMKGVAAGSLKG; encoded by the coding sequence GTGAGTACCCAGACCTTGACGACGGCGACGGCGGACGCCCCGCCCCCGCGCCACCCCGGCCCGCCACGCCCGGGCCTGCCGGCGACCACCCGCAAGTGGCTGGTCCGCGGGCTGATCGCGGTGATCCTGGTGATCGAGATCTACCCGATCTTCTGGATCCTGAGCGGCTCGTTCAAGACGCAGGAGCAGTTCCTCAACGAGCCGCTCTGGTCGTTGCCGACCAGCTTCGGCTTCGACAACTTCGTCACCGCGATGACGACGGGCAACCTCGGCACCAACCTGCTCAACAGCCTGATGGTGACGGTCCCGTCGCTGCTGCTGATCCTGGCGCTCGGCGCGGGCGCGGCGTTCGCGCTCGAGGTGATGCTCTGGCCTGGCCGCACGAAGGTGCTGCTGTTCGTGGTCGCCGGCATCATGGTGCCGGCGCAGATCATCCTGCTGCCGCTGTTCACCATCTACTACCGGCTCGGGCTGACCGACTCGCTCTGGCCATTGATCATCACCTACGTCGGGCATGGCCTGCCGCTGACGGTGTTCCTGCTGGCCACGTACTTCCGAGCGGTCCCACGCGAGCTGTTCGAGGCGTGCGCGCTGGACGGCGGCGGGACGCTGCGCTGCTTCCTGTCGGTCGGACTGCCGATGATCCGCAACGGGCTGTTCACCGTCGCGCTGCTGATGTTCTTCTCGGTGTGGAACGACCTGCTCATCGCGCTGACCTTCAACACCCGCTCCGACCTCGCAACGGTTCAAGTGGGGCTGCTGAACTTCAACGGCGAGTACGGCTCGGTGGCGTACGGCCCGCTCTTCGCCGCCATCAGCACGACCATCCTGGGCACGCTCGTCGTCTACCTGTCGATCAAC